In one Cyclopterus lumpus isolate fCycLum1 chromosome 24, fCycLum1.pri, whole genome shotgun sequence genomic region, the following are encoded:
- the thbs1b gene encoding thrombospondin-1, with product MKLTGIFLLLMLWTCESARVAESRDDNSVFDLFEHVKVSKKNHGVTLVKGDDPYSPAYKILDPDLIPPVSESAFRDLIDSIHAERGFLLLLNFKQFKRTRGSLLTVEKKDGSGPVFEIVSNGKANTLDIVFSTENKQQVVSIEDVDLATGHWKNITLFVQEDRAQLYAGCEEVNTAELDAPIQSILTLETPDSAQLRIGKGAVRDRFMGVLQNVRFVFGASLEAVLRNKGCQTSMTTDSMILENLNGSSAIRTEYTGHKTKDLQMVCGFSCEDLVSMFKELKGLGVVVKELSSELRQMTDENKLIKNRIGVCLHNGIVHKNRDEWTVDDCTECTCQNSATVCRKISCSLINCANATVPDGECCPRCGTPSDYAEDSWSLWSEWTHCSVSCGRGIQQRGRSCDRINNNCEGTSVQTRDCYLQECDKRFKQDGSWSHWSPWSSCSVTCGAGVITRIRLCNSPTPQLGGKNCEGEGRQTEKCQKSPCPINGNWGPWSPWDTCTLTCGSGNQTRKRMCNDPAAKYGGKECVGNAKDIQMCNKKACPIDGCLSNPCFAGAKCTSFPDGSWKCGKCPAGYTGNGIKCKDVDECKEVPDACFEFNGVHRCENTDPGYNCLPCPSRYSGPQPFGKGLEQAAAKKQVCTPRNPCLDGSHDCNKNARCNYLGHFADPMYRCECKPGYAGNGHICGEDTDLDGWPNFDLVCVANATYHCKKDNCPNLPNSGQEDYDKDGVGDACDNDDDNDGIPDDRDNCPFVYNPRQYDYDRDDVGDRCDNCPYNSNPDQTDTDSNGEGDACAVDIDGDGILNEKDNCPYVYNVDQKDTDLDGVGDMCDNCPLEHNPDQVDSDDDRVGDKCDSNQDIDEDGHQNNLDNCPYIPNANQADHDKDGKGDACDHDDDNDGIPDDKDNCRLAFNPDQLDADGDGRGDACKDDFDQDNVPDIYDVCPENFDISETDFRQFQMVPLDPKGTSQIDPNWVVRHQGKELVQTVNCDPGIAVGYHEFNSVDFSGTFFINTERDDDYAGFVFGYQSSSRFYVVMWKQITQTYWSNKPTKAQGYSGLSIKVVNSTTGPGEHLRNALWHTGNTPGQVRTLWHDPKNVGWKDFTAYRWHLIHRPRTGLIRVVMYEGKKIMADSGSIYDKTYAGGRLGLFVFSQEMVYFSDLKYECRDV from the exons ATGAAGTTGACAGGAATATTTTTGCTATTGATGCTTTGGACCTGCGAGAGTGCGCGAGTCGCAG AGAGCCGGGACGACAATAGCGTGTTTGACTTGTTCGAGCACGTCAAAGTCTCGAAGAAGAACCACGGGGTCACCCTGGTGAAAGGAGACGACCCGTACAGCCCCGCCTACAAGATCCTCGACCCGGACCTGATCCCCCCGGTCTCCGAGAGCGCCTTTCGGGACCTGATCGATTCCATCCACGCCGAGAGGGgtttcctcctgctgctcaaCTTCAAGCAGTTCAAGCGGACCCGGGGCAGCCTCCTGACCGTGGAGAAGAAGGACGGTTCCGGACCCGTGTTTGAGATCGTCTCCAACGGCAAGGCGAACACCTTGGACATCGTTTTCTCCACCGAGAACAAGCAGCAGGTGGTTTCCATTGAAGATGTGGATCTGGCTACGGGCCACTGGAAGAATATCACGCTGTTCGTGCAGGAGGACCGGGCGCAGCTGTACGCGGGATGCGAGGAGGTGAACACCGCCGAGCTGGATGCGCCCATCCAGAGCATCCTGACGCTGGAGACCCCGGACAGCGCGCAGCTCCGGATTGGCAAAGGAGCCGTGAGGGACAGGTTCATG GGGGTCCTCCAAAACGTGAGGTTTGTGTTTGGAGCATCACTGGAGGCCGTCCTCCGCAACAAAGGATGCCAAACCT CCATGACGACTGACTCCATGATCCTGGAGAACCTCAATGGCTCCTCAGCCATCAGAACAGAATACACTGGACACAAGACTAAAG ACCTGCAGATGGTCTGTGGCTTCTCCTGCGAGGACCTGGTCAGCATGTTTAAGGAGCTGAAGGGCCTCGGTGTGGTGGTCAAGGAGCTGTCCAGTGAGCTCCGCCAGATG ACGGATGAGAACAAGCTGATTAAGAACCGCATCGGCGTCTGCCTCCACAACGGCATCGTGCACAAGAACCGAGACGAATGGACCGTCGACGACTGTACCGAGTGCACTTGTCAG AACTCTGCTACTGTGTGCCGCAAGATCTCCTGCTCCCTGATCAACTGCGCTAATGCTACTGTTCCCGATGGAGAGTGCTGCCCACGCTGTGGAACAC CGAGCGACTATGCAGAAGACAGCTGGTCGCTGTGGTCTGAATGGACCCATTGTTCCGTGTCGTGTGGGCGGGGCATCCAGCAGCGCGGGCGCTCTTGCGACCGTATCAATAACAACTGCGAGGGCACCTCTGTGCAGACCCGCGACTGCTACCTCCAGGAGTGTGACAAGCGAT TCAAGCAGGATGGCAGCTGGAGCCACTGGTCACCCTGGTCCTCCTGCTCTGTCACCTGTGGTGCTGGTGTCATAACCCGTATCCGCCTCTGCAACTCCCCCACCCCTCAGCTTGGAGGCAAGAACTGTGAGGGAGAGGGCCGGCAAACCGAGAAGTGTCAGAAATCTCCGTGCCCCA TCAATGGCAACTGGGGACCCTGGTCACCATGGGATACCTGCACTCTCACCTGTGGAAGTGGTAACCAAACTCGTAAACGCATGTGCAATGACCCCGCAGCCAAATACGGTGGCAAAGAGTGTGTTGGTAATGCCAAAGACATCCAGATGTGCAACAAGAAAGCCTGTCCCATTG ATGGGTGCCTGTCTAACCCCTGCTTTGCTGGAGCCAAGTGCACCAGTTTCCCTGATGGCTCCTGGAAGTGTGGGAAGTGTCCGGCTGGCTACACTGGCAATGGGATCAAGTGTAAAGATGTAGATGAG TGCAAGGAGGTCCCAGATGCTTGCTTTGAGTTCAATGGTGTGCACCGCTGTGAGAACACCGATCCGGGCTACAACTGTCTGCCCTGCCCTTCTCGCTACTCAGGACCCCAACCGTTTGGCAAAGGTTTGGAGCAGGCCGCGGCTAAGAAACAG GTGTGCACGCCTCGTAACCCCTGCCTCGATGGAAGCCACGACTGCAACAAAAACGCCCGCTGTAACTACCTCGGGCACTTTGCCGATCCCATGTACCGCTGCGAGTGCAAACCAGGCTACGCTGGCAACGGACATATCTGTGGAGAAGACACAGATCTGGATGGATGGCCCAATTTTGACTTGGTGTGTGTGGCAAACGCCACCTACCACTGCAAAAAG GACAACTGTCCCAACCTCCCCAACTCTGGGCAGGAAGATTACGATAAGGACGGCGTTGGAGATGCTTGTGACAACGATGATGACAATGATGGCATTCCTGATGATAGG GACAACTGTCCATTCGTCTACAACCCCAGGCAGTATGACTACGACCGCGATGACGTGGGTGACCGCTGTGATAACTGCCCCTACAATAGTAACCCAGACCAAACGGACACAGACAGTAATGGAGAGGGAGACGCCTGCGCTGTGGACATTGATGGAGATG GCATACTGAATGAAAAGGACAACTGCCCCTATGTGTACAATGTGGACCAGAAAGACACAGATCTGGATGGAGTGGGAGACATGTGCGATAACTGCCCGCTGGAACATAATCCTGATCAG GTGGATTCAGACGATGACCGTGTGGGAGACAAGTGTGACAGCAACCAGGACATCGATGAAGACGGACACCAGAACAACCTGGACAACTGCCCGTACATCCCGAATGCCAATCAGGCTGACCACGACAAGGACGGCAAGGGAGACGCCTGTGACCACGATGACGACAATGATGGCATTCCCGACGACAAGGACAACTGCAGACTGGCCTTCAACCCTGACCAGCTGGATGCTGATG GTGATGGCCGTGGAGATGCTTGCAAAGACGACTTTGACCAAGACAACGTGCCTGACATCTACGACGTGTGCCCAGAGAACTTCGACATTAGTGAGACAGACTTCCGCCAGTTCCAGATGGTTCCTCTTGACCCTAAAGGCACCTCGCAGATTGATCCTAACTGGGTCGTCCGCCATCAGGGCAAAGAGCTGGTACAGACTGTCAACTGCGACCCTGGCATCGCTGTTG gTTACCACGAGTTCAATTCAGTGGACTTCAGTGGGACTTTCTTCATTAACACAGAGAGGGACGACGATTACGCCGGCTTTGTGTTCGGCTATCAGTCCAGTTCCAGGTTCTATGTGGTGATGTGGAAGCAGATTACGCAGACATACTGGTCGAACAAACCCACCAAGGCCCAGGGCTACTCAGGCCTGTCCATTAAAGTGGTTAACTCCACCACCGGCCCAGGAGAGCACCTCAGGAACGCCCTCTGGCATACAGGAAATACCCCAGGACAG GTCCGCACTCTCTGGCATGACCCTAAGAATGTTGGATGGAAAGACTTCACCGCCTACAGATGGCATCTGATCCACAGACCGAGAACAGGACTCATTAG AGTTGTGATGTACGAGGGCAAGAAGATCATGGCAGATTCTGGAAGCATCTATGACAAGACATATGCCGGCGGCAGACTCGGTCTTTTTGTCTTCTCACAAGAGATGGTATACTTCTCAGACCTCAAGTATGAATGCAGAG atgttTAA